One genomic window of Ziziphus jujuba cultivar Dongzao chromosome 4, ASM3175591v1 includes the following:
- the LOC132803570 gene encoding protein FAR1-RELATED SEQUENCE 5-like — protein sequence MGKFVITVFAEEHSHPLSTPRRVHLLRSHRSVSEAKKSLTLQFSAANVPTHQQISILEFEAGGIENIGCTKKDIYNREAKVRNELRGQDAELLKEYFLTEQENDPCFFFKIDVDDDGKLKHCFWADSVSRRAYGCFGDVVVFDTTYNTNQYGMIFAPLVGVNNHGQTDSMPTNNPKMIITDQDPAMTKAIVQSLPNTFHRYCSWHILEKFSTHLNAITYRDFYKDFQQCIWESECPEEFERKWVTTIEKASLDNNDWLKSIFELRSRWVPAYVNHIFLAGMSSSQRVESSHAFFKKYVSKRNLLMDFILRFNRALAHQRHEELGVDHVDINEKLASVIVNDGLQSLLSKIESIVSNTKSGGISEKGSTAHDYEALKDPSAVRAKGCGQRLKRGKEKATNAAKSSQNEESPQHASEYDSKADSLSSTGLHEKTKG from the exons ATGGGAAAATTTGTCATCACTGTATTTGCTGAAGAACATAGTCATCCATTATCAACCCCTCGAAGAGTGCATTTATTGAGATCACATCGTAGTGTGTCTGAAGCCAAGAAGTCACTAACTTTGCAGTTTTCAGCAGCAAATGTGCCAACTCATCAACAAATAAGcattcttgaatttgaagctgGAGGTATAGAGAATATTGGGTGTACAAAGAAGGATATATATAACCGTGAAGCTAAGGTGCGGAATGAATTAAGAGGACAAGATGCAGAACTTTTAAAGGAATATTTCCTAACCGAGCAAGAAAATGATCCatgcttcttttttaaaatagatgtagatgatgatggtAAATTGAAGCATTGTTTTTGGGCTGATTCGGTGTCTAGAAGAGCTTATGGATGTTTTGGTGATGTAGTTGTATTTGATACAACTTACAACACTAATCAATATGGTATGATATTTGCACCCTTGGTGGGGGTGAACAATCATGGTCAAACG GATAGCATGCCGACGAACAACCCAAAAATGATCATTACCGATCAAGATCCTGCAATGACAAAGGCTATAGTTCAGAGCTTACCGAATACATTTCATAGGTATTGTAGTTGGCACATACTTGAGAAGTTCTCTACCCATTTAAATGCGATCACCTATAGAGATTTTTATAAGGACTTCCAACAATGCATTTGGGAATCAGAATGCCCtgaagagtttgaaagaaaatgggtgACTACCATCGAGAAGGCAAGCTTAGATAACAATGAttggttaaaatcaatatttgagcTACGTTCAAGATGGGTGCCTGCATATGTTAACCATATATTCTTAGCTGGAATGTCAAGTAGCCAACGTGTGGAAAGCTCCCATgcatttttcaagaaatatgtTTCGAAGAGAAACttattgatggatttcataCTTCGATTTAATAGGGCGCTTGCACATCAACGTCACGAAGAGTTAGGGGTTGATCACgttgatattaatgagaagctt GCAAGTGTAATTGTGAATGATGGTCTTCAAAGTTTGCTAAGCAAGATTGAATCCATAGTTAGCAACACGAAAAGTGGAGGCATTTCTGAAAAAGGTAGCACTGCTCATGACTATGAGGCTTTGAAAGACCCATCTGCTGTGAGGGCAAAGGGATGTGGACAAAGATTAAAAAGGGGAAAGGAGAAGGCAACAAATGCCGCAAA GTCCTCACAAAATGAGGAAAGTCCTCAGCACGCCTCGGAATATGATTCTAAAGCTGATAGTTTGTCTTCCACAG GTTTGCATGAGAAAACGAAAGGATGA